In Triticum urartu cultivar G1812 chromosome 6, Tu2.1, whole genome shotgun sequence, the following proteins share a genomic window:
- the LOC125512838 gene encoding uncharacterized protein LOC125512838, with product MATATTSRPSGPVLSIPTYRSASPTRVKLANGATRSPGKSVSVSSPSSTRSRRSCMCSSTNHPGSFRCSLHKERKQEGGPAGSSKPASPPSVRSACSLGSKRMDSGQCARRPLAPSPAAQHRRRAGGFRPRPSRLSAVSVAGERPTDNCQ from the coding sequence atggcGACAGCAACCACAAGTCGACCCAGCGGCCCGGTGCTCTCCATACCCACCTACCGCTCCGCCTCGCCCACCCGCGTCAAGCTCGCCAACGGCGCCACCCGCTCGCCGGGCAAGTCCGTCAGCGTCTCCTCCCCGTCATCCACCAGGAGCCGGCGGTCCTGCATGTGCTCCTCGACGAACCACCCGGGCTCGTTCCGTTGCAGCCTCCACAAGGAGCGCAAGCAGGAGGGGGGCCCCGCCGGGAGCAGCAAGCCCGCCTCCCCGCCGTCCGTCCGCAGCGCCTGCAGTCTGGGCTCGAAGCGCATGGACAGCGGGCAGTGTGCCCGCAGACCGCTCGCGCCGTCCCCCGCCGCACAGCACCGGAGGCGCGCGGGCGGGTTCCGCCCCAGGCCGAGCCGGCTCTCCGCCGTCTCCGTGGCCGGCGAGCGTCCCACCGACAACTGCCAGTAA